Proteins from a genomic interval of Parvivirga hydrogeniphila:
- the tpiA gene encoding triose-phosphate isomerase, with protein MDRRMMVAGNWKMYTTSAEGAVLVQDMARELEAVHGDVEVVVCPPFTGLKAVSTVIEYDRVPIALGAQDVFWEREGAFTGEIAPGMLTHLGCTYVIVGHSERREHFNETDEIVNRKVKAAFASGMTPIMCVGEPLAIRESGETERFVRDQVLAGAAGLETDDAARLVVAYEPIWAIGTGRTPTPESANDVARSIRATIGAMYGPPAAMQMRVLYGGSVKPENAAHFFREPDVDGALVGGASLKAGSFVEIVKAATR; from the coding sequence ATGGACCGCCGCATGATGGTCGCTGGCAACTGGAAGATGTACACGACCTCGGCAGAAGGCGCCGTGCTGGTGCAGGACATGGCACGCGAGCTGGAGGCGGTGCACGGCGATGTCGAAGTCGTGGTGTGCCCTCCGTTCACCGGGCTCAAGGCAGTCTCGACCGTGATCGAATACGATCGCGTGCCGATCGCGTTGGGCGCGCAGGACGTGTTCTGGGAGCGTGAAGGCGCCTTCACTGGCGAGATCGCGCCTGGCATGCTCACGCACCTCGGGTGCACCTACGTGATCGTCGGCCACTCGGAGCGCAGGGAGCACTTCAACGAGACGGACGAGATCGTGAACCGCAAGGTGAAAGCAGCGTTCGCGTCCGGCATGACGCCGATCATGTGCGTCGGGGAGCCGCTCGCTATCAGGGAGTCAGGGGAGACCGAGCGCTTCGTCCGCGACCAGGTGTTGGCCGGGGCCGCAGGCCTCGAAACGGACGACGCCGCTCGTCTCGTGGTGGCGTACGAGCCGATCTGGGCCATCGGTACCGGTCGCACGCCGACGCCCGAGTCCGCGAACGACGTGGCGCGGAGCATCCGCGCCACGATCGGCGCGATGTACGGGCCGCCTGCAGCCATGCAGATGCGCGTCCTGTACGGCGGCTCGGTGAAGCCAGAGAACGCTGCTCACTTCTTCCGTGAGCCGGACGTGGACGGCGCACTCGTCGGAGGCGCGTCGCTCAAAGCAGGCTCCTTCGTAGAGATCGTCAAGGCAGCGACCCGATGA
- the gpmI gene encoding 2,3-bisphosphoglycerate-independent phosphoglycerate mutase produces MTPGPVALIIMDGFGLAPPGPGNAISLARTPNLDALMMRWPWTSLACSGLAVGLPEGQMGNSEVGHLNIGAGRVVYQELTRIFKAIEDGSLEENEVLAHAIDGAVADGRAVHFMGLVSDGGVHSHQEHLYALVRMAAKRGARRVFVHAFLDGRDVPPSSGLGYVRALERVLAEVGVGEVATVMGRYYAMDRDRRWERVERAWRAMVLGDGVRVSSAQAAIEASYAAGVTDEFVEPAVVTRDGSPVATVEDGDTVIFFNFRPDRAREITRAFVDPAFDGFERPLRPQVRFVCLTEYDPTIPAPIAFEKDLPCCVLADVIAEAGLRQLHIAETEKYAHVTFFLNGGKEAPKPGEQRILVPSPKVPTYDLQPEMSAPEVTRRLVEAIDANAADFYVANYANCDMVGHTGVLEAAIRAVEAVDDGVGQVVAAIRAKGGSAIVTADHGNAEKMLDEGGAPFTAHTSDPVPFIVAADGVRSVREGGILADVAPTVADLMGLDAPAEWTGCSLAER; encoded by the coding sequence ATGACGCCAGGCCCCGTCGCGCTCATCATCATGGACGGGTTCGGGCTTGCGCCTCCAGGGCCGGGCAACGCCATCTCGCTCGCGCGCACGCCGAACCTCGACGCGCTCATGATGCGCTGGCCGTGGACGTCTCTGGCGTGCTCCGGCCTCGCGGTCGGTCTGCCAGAAGGCCAGATGGGCAACTCCGAGGTCGGCCACCTCAACATCGGCGCCGGCAGGGTCGTCTACCAGGAGCTCACGCGCATCTTCAAGGCGATCGAAGACGGGTCGCTGGAAGAGAACGAGGTCCTCGCGCACGCCATCGACGGGGCAGTGGCCGATGGTCGCGCCGTGCACTTCATGGGGCTGGTGTCCGACGGCGGGGTGCACAGCCACCAGGAGCACCTGTACGCGCTCGTGCGCATGGCGGCGAAACGTGGTGCGAGGCGGGTGTTCGTGCACGCGTTCCTTGACGGTCGTGACGTGCCGCCCTCCAGCGGCCTCGGGTACGTCCGTGCGCTCGAACGCGTGCTCGCCGAGGTCGGCGTCGGCGAGGTCGCGACCGTGATGGGCCGCTACTACGCGATGGATCGCGACCGGCGCTGGGAACGCGTCGAGCGCGCGTGGCGGGCGATGGTGCTTGGTGACGGCGTCCGGGTGTCGAGCGCGCAGGCCGCTATCGAAGCGTCGTACGCAGCCGGCGTCACAGACGAGTTCGTCGAGCCTGCCGTTGTGACGCGCGACGGCTCCCCCGTGGCCACTGTCGAAGACGGCGACACGGTCATCTTCTTCAACTTCCGGCCCGACAGGGCTCGCGAGATCACGCGTGCGTTCGTCGATCCGGCATTCGATGGGTTCGAGCGTCCGTTGAGACCGCAGGTGCGCTTCGTCTGCCTCACCGAGTACGACCCGACGATCCCGGCCCCCATCGCGTTCGAGAAGGACCTCCCGTGCTGCGTGCTCGCCGACGTCATCGCTGAAGCGGGCCTTCGCCAGCTCCACATCGCCGAGACCGAGAAGTACGCGCACGTGACGTTCTTCTTGAACGGCGGAAAGGAGGCTCCGAAGCCGGGTGAGCAGCGGATCCTGGTGCCGAGCCCGAAGGTTCCCACGTACGATCTTCAGCCCGAGATGAGCGCACCGGAGGTCACGAGACGGCTCGTGGAGGCGATCGATGCGAATGCCGCCGACTTCTACGTGGCGAACTACGCCAACTGCGACATGGTCGGCCACACGGGCGTCCTCGAAGCAGCCATTCGCGCAGTGGAAGCCGTCGACGACGGGGTGGGGCAGGTCGTCGCCGCAATCAGGGCGAAGGGCGGTTCGGCCATCGTCACAGCCGACCACGGCAACGCCGAGAAGATGCTCGACGAGGGCGGCGCCCCCTTCACCGCCCACACGTCGGACCCGGTGCCATTCATCGTGGCGGCCGATGGCGTGCGCTCCGTCCGTGAAGGGGGTATCTTGGCCGACGTGGCGCCAACGGTGGCCGACCTGATGGGACTCGACGCGCCTGCTGAGTGGACAGGGTGCTCGCTCGCAGAGCGGTGA
- the secG gene encoding preprotein translocase subunit SecG has translation MQVIAYIVIALHVISAIGLIIFVLLHSGKGTGLSTMLGGAMPSTSTGTGIIEKNLDRITVGFGILYAVTAVVLMLVYRPMA, from the coding sequence GTGCAAGTCATCGCGTACATCGTCATCGCGCTGCACGTCATCAGCGCCATCGGCCTGATCATCTTCGTTCTTCTGCACTCGGGGAAAGGCACCGGACTGTCCACCATGCTAGGCGGAGCGATGCCATCGACGTCGACAGGCACCGGCATCATCGAGAAGAACCTCGATCGGATTACGGTCGGTTTCGGCATCCTGTACGCGGTCACGGCTGTCGTTCTCATGCTCGTATACAGGCCCATGGCCTGA
- a CDS encoding peptide ABC transporter substrate-binding protein, translating into MSLAVVLALGVSGLAGCAKKTDEGTGGETGDKPVKGGTLSFYLNEPAFIDPFNAQESEGVQVVSAVFDSLVDFDPITSEIRPAAAESWESNDDATVWTFHLRKGAKFHNGREVKAEDFKYAWERICNPENKSEISYHLSAVKGYDEMQEGKAKELEGVKAVDDYTLEVTLKEPFADFEYVVGHPALAPVPKEELDTPEKAKAFLDKPIGNGPFMMAEPWAHDQGIKIVRFDDYYGEPAYLDGVDFKIFKDEETAFLEFKAGNLDFTSIPSGQLKATIEQYGESPDGYTVEPGKQVLTGPELAVYYIILNNKDKVFSNKTVRQAFSLAVNRQAIVDSVFEGTRDPATGIVPKGVVGYQDGAWPFAKYDKEQAAKLLADAGYPEGKGLPEITLSFNSGSGHEAIMELISSDLKALGVNVKLDGQEWAQYLDKLDAGEFQMGRLGWIADYPVMDNFLYPLFNSTSADNHSFYVNPQVDSLIAEARKTPDAAARIEKYREAERMIGEDAPVIPIVFYKHGRVGSDRIRDFVYGPMGIAALDKAWIAQ; encoded by the coding sequence GTGTCGCTCGCGGTCGTCCTCGCGCTCGGTGTCTCCGGGTTGGCCGGGTGCGCGAAGAAGACCGATGAAGGCACCGGCGGCGAGACGGGCGACAAGCCCGTCAAGGGGGGCACGTTGAGCTTCTATCTCAACGAGCCCGCGTTCATCGACCCGTTCAATGCTCAGGAGAGCGAAGGCGTGCAGGTCGTGAGCGCAGTGTTCGACAGCCTGGTCGATTTCGACCCGATCACCTCCGAGATCAGGCCTGCGGCCGCTGAGAGCTGGGAGTCGAATGACGACGCGACGGTCTGGACCTTCCACCTCCGCAAGGGCGCGAAGTTCCACAACGGTCGCGAGGTCAAGGCCGAGGACTTCAAATACGCCTGGGAGCGCATCTGCAACCCGGAGAACAAGTCCGAGATCTCGTACCACCTGAGCGCCGTCAAGGGCTACGACGAGATGCAGGAAGGCAAGGCCAAGGAGCTCGAGGGCGTAAAGGCCGTGGACGACTACACGCTTGAGGTGACCCTCAAGGAACCGTTCGCGGACTTCGAGTACGTCGTCGGCCACCCGGCGCTCGCTCCGGTGCCGAAAGAGGAGCTCGACACGCCTGAGAAGGCCAAGGCGTTCCTCGACAAGCCGATCGGCAACGGTCCGTTCATGATGGCGGAGCCGTGGGCCCACGACCAGGGCATCAAGATCGTACGGTTCGACGACTACTACGGCGAGCCGGCGTACCTCGATGGTGTCGACTTCAAGATCTTCAAGGACGAGGAGACCGCGTTCCTGGAGTTCAAGGCCGGGAACCTGGACTTCACCTCGATTCCGAGCGGTCAGCTCAAGGCGACCATCGAGCAGTACGGCGAGAGCCCGGACGGGTACACCGTCGAGCCCGGCAAGCAGGTCCTGACCGGTCCCGAGCTCGCGGTCTACTACATCATCCTGAACAACAAGGACAAGGTCTTCAGCAACAAGACGGTCCGTCAGGCGTTCTCGTTGGCCGTCAACCGCCAGGCCATCGTGGACAGCGTCTTCGAGGGCACTCGCGATCCGGCGACCGGTATCGTGCCCAAGGGCGTTGTGGGGTACCAGGACGGCGCGTGGCCGTTCGCCAAGTACGACAAGGAGCAGGCAGCCAAGCTGCTCGCTGACGCAGGCTATCCCGAGGGCAAGGGCCTGCCCGAGATCACTCTGTCGTTCAACAGCGGTTCTGGCCATGAGGCGATCATGGAGCTCATCTCCTCCGACCTGAAGGCTCTTGGCGTGAACGTCAAGCTGGACGGTCAGGAGTGGGCGCAGTACCTCGACAAGCTGGATGCCGGGGAGTTCCAGATGGGTCGTCTCGGCTGGATCGCCGACTACCCGGTCATGGACAACTTCCTGTATCCGCTGTTCAACTCGACGAGCGCCGACAACCACTCGTTCTACGTGAACCCGCAGGTCGACTCGCTGATCGCAGAGGCTCGCAAGACGCCTGACGCCGCCGCGCGCATCGAGAAGTACCGCGAGGCGGAGCGCATGATCGGCGAAGACGCCCCTGTCATCCCGATCGTGTTCTACAAGCACGGCCGTGTCGGCTCTGACCGCATCCGGGACTTCGTCTACGGCCCGATGGGCATCGCGGCCCTCGACAAGGCTTGGATCGCGCAGTAA
- a CDS encoding ABC transporter permease produces MLKYIVRRIVQMVPVFFGVTILLFILRAPGVLPGDPIRMITGEKAISPALYNQLVKENGLDKPLPVQYVTYLGKLFKGDLGRSYQKDRPVVEIFADKYPNTIRLALAAIVLEIVIGIGAGIISAIKQYSFLDILVTLSTSILVSVPVFWLGMMFQVFFGIKLKEWTGGSVFLPMSGMGSPPDFAHLVLPAVTLASVSTAYAARIMRSQLLEVMGQDYIRTAVAKGLSDRAVVFKHALKNALIPVVTFIGLDLGAMMSGAILTETIFNWPGVGLEIYFAIQQRDWPIVMGGVIIVVFAVMIINLVVDISYAFLDPRIRYGEPAK; encoded by the coding sequence ATGCTCAAGTACATCGTGAGGCGCATCGTGCAGATGGTGCCGGTGTTCTTCGGCGTCACCATCCTGCTGTTCATCCTGCGCGCACCCGGCGTGCTGCCGGGCGATCCCATACGGATGATCACGGGCGAGAAGGCCATCTCCCCAGCGCTGTACAACCAGTTGGTGAAGGAGAACGGCCTCGACAAACCGCTTCCCGTGCAGTACGTCACCTATCTTGGAAAACTTTTCAAGGGCGATCTCGGACGCTCGTACCAGAAAGACCGCCCTGTGGTTGAGATATTCGCCGACAAGTATCCCAACACGATCCGTCTCGCGCTTGCGGCCATCGTGCTCGAGATCGTGATCGGCATCGGCGCCGGCATCATATCGGCCATCAAACAGTACTCGTTCTTGGACATCCTGGTGACGCTGTCGACGTCGATCCTCGTGTCGGTGCCCGTGTTCTGGCTCGGCATGATGTTCCAGGTGTTCTTCGGCATCAAGCTGAAGGAGTGGACCGGGGGCTCCGTCTTCCTGCCGATGTCGGGCATGGGCTCCCCACCTGACTTCGCGCACCTCGTCTTGCCTGCGGTGACGCTCGCGTCTGTCTCGACGGCGTACGCCGCGCGCATCATGCGCAGCCAGCTGCTCGAGGTGATGGGTCAGGACTACATCCGCACTGCAGTCGCGAAGGGCCTAAGCGACCGAGCGGTCGTCTTCAAACACGCGCTCAAGAACGCGCTCATCCCGGTCGTGACCTTCATCGGCCTCGATCTCGGCGCGATGATGAGCGGCGCGATCCTCACGGAGACGATCTTCAACTGGCCAGGTGTGGGCCTGGAGATCTACTTCGCTATACAGCAGCGCGATTGGCCGATCGTCATGGGCGGCGTCATCATCGTCGTGTTCGCCGTGATGATCATCAATCTTGTCGTCGACATCTCGTACGCCTTCCTGGATCCGCGGATCCGCTACGGCGAGCCGGCGAAGTGA